One segment of Bacillus alkalisoli DNA contains the following:
- a CDS encoding GNAT family N-acetyltransferase yields the protein MEEIKQLKEFFKIVIIDTFNKEGIGEKLDDIKNEINVKESYLESDFESNGEKRFFLIALDVDKIIGTIEFGPASELICDCTNNNFKELLEVGTVFILPDYQRLGVGNLLLNKMYSTLQNKGIGEFCLDSGYINAQKIWKKKFGEPDYWLKGYWGKGYDHMIWKIRVNDWV from the coding sequence ATGGAGGAAATTAAACAATTAAAAGAATTTTTTAAGATTGTAATTATAGATACATTTAATAAAGAAGGCATTGGAGAAAAGTTGGATGATATTAAGAATGAAATAAACGTAAAAGAGAGTTACTTAGAAAGTGATTTTGAAAGCAACGGTGAAAAACGCTTTTTTTTAATAGCTTTAGATGTTGATAAAATAATTGGTACCATTGAATTTGGACCAGCAAGCGAACTCATTTGTGATTGTACAAACAATAATTTCAAAGAGCTATTGGAGGTAGGGACAGTTTTTATTCTACCTGACTACCAAAGGTTGGGCGTAGGGAATTTGCTATTGAATAAAATGTACTCTACTTTACAGAATAAAGGAATAGGTGAATTTTGTTTAGATAGTGGATATATAAATGCACAAAAAATATGGAAAAAGAAATTTGGAGAACCTGATTACTGGTTAAAGGGTTATTGGGGTAAAGGGTATGATCATATGATTTGGAAAATCAGAGTAAATGATTGGGTTTAG
- a CDS encoding immunoglobulin-like domain-containing protein: MKRYLCLLFCIAISLTLLPGCGSSSNGQSTEGTDWEPTIYETVNNIEGVSMIAKEGTVSSTGLTVIFENNSDKDFMYGAYFMLEKKIEGKWYQVPVALEGEYGFNSIGYNLPSSDVKELPIDWEWLYGSLDIGEYRIVKDIDDFRKSGDYDKYLLTAEFKVN, encoded by the coding sequence ATGAAAAGATATTTGTGTTTGCTATTCTGTATAGCAATAAGTTTAACACTTTTACCAGGATGCGGAAGTTCTAGTAATGGCCAATCAACTGAAGGAACAGACTGGGAACCTACAATATATGAAACTGTCAACAACATTGAAGGAGTTTCTATGATCGCAAAGGAAGGAACGGTATCCTCTACTGGATTAACTGTAATATTCGAGAATAATTCTGACAAGGATTTTATGTATGGTGCATATTTTATGTTGGAAAAGAAAATCGAAGGTAAATGGTATCAAGTCCCTGTTGCCTTAGAGGGAGAATACGGGTTCAATAGTATTGGTTATAACTTGCCTTCTTCAGATGTTAAGGAATTGCCAATCGATTGGGAATGGCTTTATGGAAGTCTGGATATCGGTGAATACCGTATAGTGAAAGATATTGATGATTTTAGAAAATCAGGGGACTATGATAAGTACCTTTTGACAGCGGAGTTTAAAGTGAACTAA
- a CDS encoding tetratricopeptide repeat-containing glycosyltransferase family 2 protein, which produces MNYPITISLCMIVKNEERVIERCLSSVKTIVDEIVIVDTGSTDRTKEIVKTFTNYIYDYKWIDDFSDARNFSFSKATKDYILWLDADDIITEENREKFLLLKQNLSFDVDAISMAYHLTFDNEGKPNFSSRRNRLIKREKQFKWYGIVHEYLEVSGNILDSDVAIVHKKESAHSDRNLRIYEKAIEDGKQFSPRDKYYYANECMDHNMYEKAITWYQAFLDEGNGWIEDNIEACGKMADCYIHLQKWPDAINSCLRSYNYDAPRGENCCRLGFIYLQQNHIKQAISWYELATVLKIPETKSPFINRACYTWLPHLQLCLCYSILGDYNKAQKHNDLAASFVPHNPKVQHNQNFLSSILKRGKEKDD; this is translated from the coding sequence ATAAATTATCCAATAACTATCAGTCTTTGTATGATTGTAAAAAATGAGGAGAGAGTAATTGAAAGGTGTTTGTCATCTGTAAAAACTATTGTAGATGAAATTGTTATTGTTGATACTGGATCTACTGACCGTACAAAGGAAATTGTAAAGACATTTACAAATTATATTTATGATTATAAATGGATCGATGATTTTTCTGATGCGCGAAATTTTTCGTTTTCTAAAGCAACAAAGGATTATATTTTATGGCTTGATGCAGATGATATTATTACTGAAGAAAACAGAGAAAAGTTTTTACTGTTAAAACAAAATCTCTCATTTGATGTAGACGCTATTTCCATGGCGTACCATCTTACATTTGATAATGAAGGAAAGCCAAATTTTAGTTCAAGGCGAAACCGTCTTATTAAACGCGAGAAGCAATTCAAATGGTATGGAATCGTACATGAATATCTAGAAGTAAGCGGCAATATCCTTGATTCTGATGTGGCAATAGTCCATAAAAAAGAGAGTGCCCATAGCGATCGAAACTTGCGCATTTATGAAAAAGCAATAGAGGACGGTAAACAGTTTTCTCCAAGGGATAAGTATTATTACGCGAACGAATGCATGGATCATAATATGTATGAGAAAGCCATTACATGGTACCAAGCATTTTTGGACGAAGGAAATGGGTGGATAGAAGATAATATTGAAGCTTGTGGAAAAATGGCAGATTGTTATATACACTTACAAAAATGGCCTGATGCAATTAACAGTTGTCTGAGATCTTATAACTATGACGCACCTCGGGGTGAAAACTGTTGTCGATTAGGATTCATATACTTGCAGCAGAATCATATAAAACAAGCGATTTCTTGGTATGAGCTAGCAACTGTACTAAAAATCCCAGAAACTAAAAGCCCTTTTATTAATCGTGCTTGCTATACATGGCTCCCCCATTTACAACTGTGTCTCTGTTATAGTATTTTAGGTGATTATAATAAAGCTCAAAAACATAATGACCTCGCAGCTTCATTTGTTCCACATAACCCCAAAGTCCAACATAATCAAAATTTCCTTAGTTCCATTCTTAAAAGAGGCAAAGAGAAAGACGATTAA
- a CDS encoding CsxC family protein has product MSSKPCKQASATIGHCEATVITPSPVSAPTLVKVPVVLTEISVKIPMHAKIDFPEGQDVLEIKTIKKRVNVTHCRLLQPGIGNTSQLFLAGYVRKNIQYAANPIVGNTIGLDSTMKSFTVDVPFNCTVSIDNSSFLNPPVGPFLNSRDEFDFLVSRPLGTGFPEKDQLLSTDISQFHQQSTEFFNEQVFCELLRADITEWDEALNRVPIPGASGITAIGEGVFTQLSEKMILDLQLKVLQKQQTTGGTGATGATGATGATGATGATGATGAPGATGATGATGAPGATGATGATGATGATGATGATGATGETGETGATGATGATGATGETGATGATGETGATGATGETGATGETGETGATGATGETGATGATGETGATGATGATGATGETGATGATGETGATGATGATGATGETGETGATGATGATGETGATGETGATGATGATGETGETGATGATGATGETGATGATGATGATGETGETGATGATGATGETGATGATGETGATGATGATGATGETGATGATGATGETGATGATGEAGATGATGEAGATGATGEAGATGATGATGEAGATGATGETGATGATGATGETGATGATGETGATGATGETGATGATGETGATGATGATGETGATGATGETGATGATGETGATGATGATGETGATGATGATGATGEAGATGATGATGEAGATGATGETGATGATGATGATGAAGGLSEYAYIYNLGAQVVPIEADVIFDSNGIITPGITHAPGTSEILVTTPGIYEVTFSVSGVEPNQFALFLNGAPVAGTVYGSGAGTQQNNGQAIIAVSAGDVITLRNHTSSAAVTLQTLAGGTQTNVNASIVIKKLDG; this is encoded by the coding sequence ATGTCATCAAAACCTTGTAAACAAGCCTCAGCGACCATAGGTCATTGTGAGGCAACCGTTATTACTCCTAGCCCTGTTTCCGCGCCAACATTGGTAAAAGTCCCTGTTGTTTTAACTGAAATTTCTGTAAAAATACCGATGCATGCAAAAATTGATTTCCCAGAAGGGCAAGACGTTTTAGAAATTAAAACTATTAAAAAAAGAGTAAATGTTACGCATTGTCGTCTACTCCAACCTGGAATTGGTAATACAAGTCAGTTATTTCTTGCTGGATATGTACGGAAAAATATTCAATACGCTGCGAATCCAATTGTTGGCAACACGATTGGATTAGATTCAACTATGAAATCTTTTACTGTTGATGTTCCTTTCAACTGCACTGTGTCAATTGACAATTCTAGTTTTCTAAATCCACCAGTCGGACCTTTCCTAAATAGTCGTGATGAGTTTGACTTCTTAGTGTCTAGACCTCTTGGTACTGGCTTTCCTGAAAAAGATCAATTGCTGTCAACAGATATTTCGCAATTTCATCAGCAGAGTACTGAATTTTTCAATGAACAGGTTTTCTGTGAACTGCTCAGAGCTGATATCACCGAGTGGGATGAAGCTTTGAATCGTGTCCCGATACCTGGTGCATCGGGTATAACTGCAATAGGAGAAGGCGTGTTTACTCAGCTTTCAGAGAAAATGATTTTAGACCTCCAACTTAAAGTCCTGCAAAAACAACAAACTACTGGTGGGACAGGTGCAACGGGAGCCACAGGAGCAACGGGAGCCACAGGAGCAACGGGAGCCACAGGAGCAACGGGAGCCCCAGGAGCAACGGGAGCCACAGGAGCAACGGGAGCCCCAGGAGCAACGGGAGCCACAGGAGCAACGGGAGCCACAGGAGCAACAGGAGCAACGGGAGCAACCGGAGCAACTGGTGAAACAGGTGAAACGGGAGCAACCGGAGCAACTGGAGCAACCGGAGCAACAGGTGAAACAGGAGCAACCGGAGCAACAGGTGAAACAGGAGCAACGGGAGCAACTGGTGAAACGGGAGCAACTGGTGAAACAGGTGAAACAGGAGCAACGGGAGCAACAGGTGAAACGGGAGCAACAGGTGCAACAGGTGAAACAGGAGCAACCGGAGCAACTGGAGCAACTGGAGCAACAGGTGAAACAGGAGCAACTGGAGCAACAGGTGAAACAGGAGCAACGGGAGCGACCGGAGCAACTGGAGCAACAGGTGAAACAGGTGAAACGGGAGCAACCGGAGCAACCGGAGCAACAGGTGAAACCGGAGCAACAGGTGAAACGGGAGCAACGGGAGCAACGGGAGCAACTGGTGAAACAGGTGAAACGGGAGCAACAGGAGCAACCGGAGCAACAGGTGAAACGGGAGCAACCGGAGCAACGGGAGCAACCGGAGCAACTGGTGAAACAGGTGAAACGGGAGCAACTGGAGCAACCGGAGCAACAGGTGAAACAGGAGCAACGGGAGCAACAGGTGAAACGGGAGCAACAGGAGCAACGGGAGCAACAGGTGCAACAGGTGAAACAGGAGCAACTGGGGCAACAGGTGCAACAGGTGAAACAGGAGCAACCGGAGCAACCGGAGAAGCGGGAGCAACCGGAGCAACGGGAGAAGCTGGAGCCACAGGAGCAACCGGAGAAGCTGGAGCCACAGGAGCCACAGGAGCAACCGGAGAAGCTGGGGCAACCGGAGCAACAGGTGAAACGGGAGCCACAGGAGCAACCGGAGCAACAGGTGAAACAGGAGCAACCGGAGCAACAGGTGAAACAGGAGCAACGGGAGCAACAGGTGAAACGGGAGCAACAGGTGCAACAGGTGAAACAGGAGCAACTGGGGCAACAGGTGCAACAGGTGAAACAGGAGCAACGGGAGCAACAGGTGAAACGGGAGCAACAGGTGCAACAGGTGAAACAGGAGCAACTGGGGCAACAGGTGCAACAGGTGAAACAGGAGCAACCGGAGCAACTGGAGCAACAGGAGCAACCGGAGAAGCGGGAGCCACAGGAGCCACAGGAGCAACCGGAGAAGCTGGGGCAACCGGAGCAACAGGTGAAACGGGAGCCACAGGAGCAACGGGAGCAACAGGAGCGACAGGAGCAGCAGGTGGATTATCCGAATATGCATACATTTACAATCTCGGTGCTCAGGTTGTGCCTATAGAGGCTGACGTCATTTTTGATTCAAATGGAATAATTACACCTGGAATTACGCATGCCCCTGGAACCTCAGAAATTTTAGTTACCACTCCGGGAATCTATGAGGTTACTTTCTCTGTGTCGGGTGTAGAACCAAACCAATTCGCATTATTTTTAAATGGTGCACCTGTAGCAGGAACGGTCTATGGATCAGGTGCAGGAACTCAGCAAAATAACGGTCAGGCTATAATCGCCGTATCAGCTGGAGATGTAATTACCCTTCGAAATCATACCTCTTCGGCAGCTGTTACCCTTCAGACTTTAGCTGGAGGCACACAAACAAACGTAAATGCTTCAATTGTCATAAAAAAATTGGATGGATAA
- a CDS encoding GGDEF domain-containing protein, producing the protein MKELKPLLKNAYLSYHGLEIIFSSLRWVFLLLSTVVFTVRYTQNPDPLKFYLFVALVVFGILYMGVSDYYLHKSPEGSTMYTFMTKGGPFFDFIAFSALIPLTGGIESPLLPVAYLILLHIAVYWRIVGGLIAATLFCTFYSIIFYMQVSDVYTLSNLVVYFCQVLFLFLVGGLGGIIVSRERKQHSEKNELAEVANRDYLTNLLNHRSFQENLRKDLENGSDFYLVLTDIDRFKSINDQHGHVTGDKVLRQIGEMISSIIPAKQGKVFRYGGEEFAIILHMNRKKEVDNLLVTIKEAVASHLFYCDGGESFSVTMSFGSCKQNGEKPDQLVEKVDKLLYEAKHRGRNQIVYSNVG; encoded by the coding sequence GTGAAAGAATTGAAACCTTTGTTAAAGAATGCTTACCTGTCATACCATGGCCTAGAAATTATTTTTTCTTCTCTACGATGGGTTTTTTTACTATTGTCTACTGTCGTCTTTACCGTACGATATACTCAAAACCCAGATCCTTTAAAGTTTTACTTGTTTGTTGCTTTAGTTGTTTTTGGAATATTATATATGGGCGTTTCCGATTATTACTTACATAAGTCACCTGAAGGTTCAACGATGTATACATTCATGACAAAGGGAGGGCCATTCTTTGACTTTATTGCCTTTTCTGCCCTTATCCCGTTAACTGGTGGGATTGAAAGTCCACTTTTACCAGTGGCATATTTAATTCTTTTACATATTGCTGTTTATTGGAGAATCGTCGGTGGATTAATAGCTGCAACTTTATTTTGTACCTTCTACTCTATCATCTTTTATATGCAAGTCTCAGATGTATATACGTTAAGTAATTTAGTAGTTTATTTTTGCCAAGTTCTCTTTTTGTTCTTAGTTGGGGGGTTAGGTGGAATTATCGTTTCAAGAGAACGGAAGCAACATTCAGAAAAGAACGAGTTAGCAGAAGTGGCAAATCGCGATTATCTTACCAATCTATTAAATCACCGTTCATTTCAAGAAAATTTACGTAAGGACTTAGAAAACGGCTCAGATTTTTACCTAGTTTTAACCGATATCGATAGGTTCAAATCTATTAACGATCAACACGGACATGTAACGGGAGATAAAGTATTACGCCAAATCGGAGAAATGATCTCGTCTATTATCCCAGCAAAACAAGGGAAAGTTTTTCGCTATGGGGGAGAAGAGTTTGCCATTATTCTTCATATGAATAGAAAAAAAGAAGTAGACAATCTTTTAGTTACTATTAAAGAAGCTGTTGCTAGTCATCTTTTTTATTGTGATGGCGGTGAATCCTTTTCTGTCACGATGAGTTTCGGAAGCTGTAAACAAAATGGCGAAAAGCCAGATCAATTAGTAGAAAAAGTAGATAAGCTTCTATATGAAGCGAAGCATCGAGGAAGAAACCAAATCGTATACTCAAATGTCGGATGA
- a CDS encoding DUF1284 domain-containing protein, whose product MYRLRGHHLFCLLGYRGMGYSKEYVENMTNIHQTLRNNPDTWIQIVKGPDHLCEKYPNTGEYHCQDKNIYERDAAILEKMNIRIGQILKWKHVESAIRKHVIPSDIGTVCETCSWRSYGVCEEGVEEIIAGKGLRVVK is encoded by the coding sequence CCTGTTAGGATATCGAGGCATGGGATACTCAAAAGAGTACGTAGAAAATATGACAAACATACATCAAACACTTAGAAATAACCCTGATACATGGATACAAATTGTTAAAGGTCCTGATCATTTATGTGAGAAATATCCAAATACAGGTGAATATCATTGCCAGGACAAAAATATTTATGAGCGCGATGCAGCGATACTAGAAAAAATGAACATTCGCATTGGACAAATATTAAAATGGAAACATGTTGAATCTGCTATAAGAAAACATGTCATCCCCTCTGATATTGGCACAGTCTGTGAAACTTGCTCATGGAGGTCGTATGGTGTCTGCGAAGAGGGAGTCGAAGAAATAATAGCTGGTAAGGGGTTAAGAGTGGTGAAATAA